The following proteins come from a genomic window of Mycobacterium sp. DL:
- a CDS encoding TetR/AcrR family transcriptional regulator, which produces MRTRSKRWGGRTGAERRAERRQRLIDAATEIWSESGWAAVTMRGVCAKTGLNDRYFYEDFKTRDELLVAAWDGVRNEMLGEVSATLAERIGQPPMETIRVTIAAVVDRIAEDPGRAKILLAQHVGSSPLQDRRAVALQEATHLVIAASEPHLRPEADETALRMDTLVAVGGFVELITAWHAGLLDVIQGEIVEHTSRLAETLAERYLVDDAGL; this is translated from the coding sequence GTGCGGACGCGGTCGAAGAGATGGGGCGGGCGTACCGGTGCTGAACGCCGGGCGGAGCGCCGTCAGCGCCTCATTGATGCCGCGACGGAAATCTGGAGTGAAAGCGGTTGGGCAGCAGTCACGATGAGAGGAGTGTGCGCCAAAACCGGCCTGAACGACCGTTACTTCTACGAAGACTTCAAGACCCGCGACGAGTTACTTGTCGCTGCATGGGACGGCGTGCGCAACGAGATGCTCGGTGAGGTTTCTGCGACGCTCGCAGAACGCATCGGGCAGCCGCCGATGGAGACCATCCGCGTGACCATCGCCGCGGTGGTCGACCGGATTGCAGAGGATCCGGGCAGGGCGAAGATTCTACTGGCTCAACACGTGGGCAGTTCCCCGCTTCAGGATCGGCGCGCTGTCGCACTGCAGGAGGCGACACACCTGGTGATCGCAGCCAGTGAGCCACACCTGAGGCCGGAAGCCGATGAAACCGCCCTTCGGATGGACACACTGGTGGCCGTTGGTGGCTTCGTCGAATTGATCACCGCATGGCATGCAGGTTTGCTTGACGTCATCCAGGGGGAGATCGTGGAGCACACGAGTCGGCTTGCCGAGACGCTCGCCGAACGTTATTTGGTCGACGACGCTGGCCTCTAA
- a CDS encoding TIGR03618 family F420-dependent PPOX class oxidoreductase — protein sequence MPSALTDDAKKMLSKPNPAVISTVRSDGHPVSAATWYLLRGDQLLVNMDVHRKRLNHMRKDPRVSLTVIDDGDWYTHVTVIGHITDIYDDEGLTDIDALSQHYQGKPYPDRDRPRVSALIEVDRVHGWGAQKNNDQPDGRG from the coding sequence ATGCCTTCAGCACTGACCGACGACGCCAAGAAGATGCTGTCGAAGCCCAACCCCGCCGTCATCAGCACCGTCCGCAGCGACGGGCATCCGGTCTCGGCCGCGACGTGGTACCTCCTGCGAGGCGACCAGCTGCTGGTCAACATGGATGTTCACCGCAAGCGGCTGAATCACATGCGCAAGGATCCGCGGGTCTCGCTGACGGTGATCGACGACGGCGACTGGTACACCCACGTCACCGTCATCGGACATATCACCGATATCTATGACGACGAAGGCCTCACCGACATCGACGCACTGTCCCAGCACTACCAGGGAAAGCCATACCCGGACCGTGACCGGCCGCGTGTCAGCGCGCTGATCGAGGTCGACCGGGTGCACGGCTGGGGCGCCCAGAAGAACAACGATCAGCCTGACGGCCGCGGCTGA
- a CDS encoding medium chain dehydrogenase/reductase family protein, with translation MNADALVLTKPRTLERRHLPVPRIDDESGLLRIEACGLCGTDHEQFSGHLPTGFAFIPGHEIIGVIEGIGDAARERWGVSVGQRVAVEVFRSCRECDSCGRGEYRRCSSNGLATMFGFVDVNIPPGLWGGYATHLHLPFDSMPLPVPDGLDPIVATLFNPLGAGIKWAAMLPETSPGDVVAVLGPGIRGICAAVAAKEAGAAFVAMTGVGPRDRTRLAAAHQFGVDLTIDVTEDDPAQALQMATGRLADVVVDVTAKAPAAFADAVALAQPGGRVVVAGTRGGGGAPGFEPDLLVFKELRIFGSLGVDYPAYQSAIELLVSRRWPFEELHREITGFAGLPGLLDLLAGNEPDRVPALHNVFVPIA, from the coding sequence GTGAACGCCGACGCGCTCGTGCTGACCAAGCCGCGCACCCTTGAACGGCGGCATCTTCCGGTGCCGCGCATCGACGACGAGTCCGGTCTCCTGCGGATCGAGGCGTGCGGGCTCTGCGGAACCGACCACGAGCAGTTCAGCGGACACCTGCCGACGGGGTTCGCCTTCATCCCCGGACACGAGATCATCGGCGTCATCGAGGGAATCGGTGACGCCGCGCGCGAGCGTTGGGGCGTCTCGGTGGGTCAGCGAGTCGCCGTCGAGGTGTTCCGATCGTGTCGGGAGTGCGACTCGTGCGGCCGCGGCGAGTATCGCAGGTGCTCGAGCAACGGCCTCGCCACCATGTTCGGCTTCGTCGACGTGAACATCCCGCCCGGCCTGTGGGGAGGCTATGCAACCCACCTGCATCTGCCGTTCGATTCCATGCCGTTGCCGGTCCCGGACGGACTCGACCCGATCGTCGCGACGTTGTTCAATCCGCTTGGGGCAGGGATCAAATGGGCTGCCATGTTGCCCGAGACAAGCCCGGGCGACGTCGTCGCGGTCCTCGGACCAGGGATCCGCGGGATTTGTGCTGCCGTAGCCGCCAAGGAGGCCGGAGCGGCATTCGTCGCGATGACCGGGGTCGGCCCTCGCGACCGAACTCGGCTAGCCGCAGCCCACCAGTTCGGCGTGGACCTGACCATCGACGTCACCGAAGACGACCCGGCGCAGGCCCTGCAAATGGCGACCGGCCGGCTCGCAGATGTCGTCGTCGACGTCACCGCGAAGGCGCCAGCCGCATTCGCGGACGCCGTCGCACTCGCGCAGCCCGGCGGACGCGTGGTGGTCGCGGGCACACGCGGCGGCGGCGGAGCGCCGGGCTTCGAGCCAGACCTGCTCGTATTCAAGGAACTACGCATCTTCGGTTCGTTGGGGGTCGACTACCCCGCCTACCAGAGCGCCATCGAGCTGCTGGTCTCTAGGCGTTGGCCCTTCGAAGAATTGCACCGCGAGATCACCGGTTTCGCCGGCCTGCCCGGGCTGCTCGACCTTCTGGCCGGCAACGAGCCGGACCGGGTCCCCGCTCTGCACAACGTCTTTGTGCCGATCGCCTGA
- a CDS encoding metal-dependent hydrolase, whose product MSDDSSTRPTTRVVPKPRRVRFDMPAETSRQHFVDGDLVMSHFVSTLSATFPEGEDFFIRSVREYRDHISDADLKEAVKGFIAQEATHRHQHRLLNDRLQAMGYPTEGIDRHIKKLVGRLEKRFSPKMRLAVTAALEHYTATFAEIILTSDEAQELIGYTEVRPILLWHALEECEHKAVAFDVYETVGGSERTRVWGMRIASLLLFTELVIQTTRSLAGDRAAYNPVRLLRSLRAFRHNPLFSRAAIERFRSYTHAGFHPDDWDSAEILERWTKELFDADGGQQLRSNV is encoded by the coding sequence ATGAGCGACGATTCGTCCACACGGCCCACCACGCGGGTCGTCCCGAAGCCCCGCCGTGTCCGATTCGACATGCCTGCTGAGACCAGTCGGCAGCACTTCGTCGATGGCGACTTGGTGATGAGCCACTTTGTGTCCACCTTGTCGGCCACGTTCCCCGAAGGCGAAGACTTCTTCATCCGGTCAGTCCGCGAGTACCGGGACCACATCAGCGACGCTGACCTGAAGGAGGCGGTCAAGGGATTCATCGCTCAAGAGGCCACCCACCGGCACCAGCATCGGCTGCTCAACGATCGCCTTCAAGCGATGGGCTATCCCACCGAGGGGATCGATCGGCATATCAAGAAGTTGGTTGGCCGACTCGAGAAGCGTTTTTCTCCCAAGATGCGCCTGGCTGTGACGGCAGCCCTCGAGCACTACACGGCGACATTCGCCGAGATCATTCTCACCAGCGACGAAGCTCAAGAACTGATCGGCTACACCGAGGTGCGGCCGATTCTGCTTTGGCACGCACTGGAGGAATGCGAGCACAAGGCCGTCGCTTTCGATGTCTACGAGACGGTCGGTGGAAGCGAACGCACCAGGGTCTGGGGAATGCGGATCGCCAGTCTCCTATTGTTCACCGAGTTGGTCATCCAGACCACCCGCTCTCTGGCCGGCGATCGTGCCGCCTACAACCCGGTGCGGTTGCTGCGCAGCCTTCGAGCCTTCCGTCATAACCCGCTGTTCAGCCGAGCAGCGATTGAGCGCTTCCGTTCCTACACCCACGCCGGGTTCCATCCCGACGACTGGGATAGCGCAGAAATCCTCGAACGTTGGACCAAGGAACTCTTCGACGCCGATGGCGGCCAACAGCTACGGAGTAACGTGTAG
- a CDS encoding fused MFS/spermidine synthase yields the protein MGYVAQANRPSGQPATPEVTLMGSRTASALAFFSSAAVLVVEITALRLLAPYLGLTLETSTMVIGIALCAIAFGSWVGGRVADWRDPRQLIGPALGISGTVVAFTPALLRSVAEWAPPALMFVASASILVPGALLSAVTPMVTKLRLSRLAETGTVVGQLSGVGTVGAIAGTVLTGFVLISRLPVTAILVGLGVLLVAGAGLFEWRTRRWTSATAAAMALVTVAGGVAGYFAPGGCDAETQYHCARLITDPDRGSGRTLELDGVRHSYVDVDDPTFLQFTYIRAIAAIVDTSFPGSAPLTAYHLGGGGLTFPRYLAARRPGTDNVVSEIDGGVVRIDRDVLGASDIGIDLRVEDGRLGLRRLEDDSRDLIVGDAFGGVSVPWHLTTVEAMADVRRVLKPDGIYVANLIDHGAQAFARAAVATLRQTFDHVILTGQSNPPDGGNLVVVASDGPLDQRGIHTALDIQETPWTVIADTDLSTWIGEAHVLTDDYAPVDQLLQPYSIPRAR from the coding sequence ATGGGCTACGTGGCCCAAGCGAATCGCCCGTCCGGGCAGCCCGCGACCCCGGAAGTCACCCTGATGGGTTCCCGCACGGCGTCAGCGCTGGCCTTCTTCTCCTCGGCTGCGGTGCTGGTGGTCGAGATCACCGCGCTCAGACTGCTCGCTCCCTATCTCGGTCTGACACTCGAGACGAGCACGATGGTGATCGGAATCGCGCTGTGCGCAATCGCTTTCGGATCTTGGGTGGGTGGGCGTGTCGCAGACTGGCGGGATCCGCGTCAACTCATCGGGCCCGCACTGGGCATATCCGGGACTGTGGTGGCGTTCACTCCGGCGCTGCTGCGAAGTGTGGCCGAGTGGGCACCACCTGCCCTGATGTTCGTGGCGTCGGCGAGCATCCTGGTGCCTGGTGCGCTGCTGTCGGCGGTGACGCCGATGGTGACGAAGCTGAGGCTGAGCAGGCTCGCCGAAACCGGGACAGTGGTGGGTCAGTTGTCCGGAGTCGGCACCGTGGGCGCGATCGCCGGAACCGTACTCACCGGCTTCGTCCTGATCTCGCGGCTACCGGTCACCGCCATCCTGGTCGGCCTCGGAGTTCTGTTGGTTGCCGGCGCCGGCTTGTTCGAGTGGCGAACCCGCAGGTGGACCAGTGCTACTGCGGCGGCAATGGCGCTCGTGACCGTGGCGGGTGGTGTCGCCGGCTACTTCGCGCCCGGCGGGTGCGACGCGGAAACGCAATACCACTGCGCCCGGCTGATCACGGACCCCGACCGCGGCAGCGGCCGCACCCTGGAACTCGACGGTGTGCGGCACTCCTACGTCGACGTCGACGACCCGACGTTCCTGCAATTCACCTACATCCGTGCGATCGCCGCGATCGTCGATACGTCGTTTCCCGGGTCCGCGCCACTGACGGCCTATCACCTCGGCGGCGGTGGTCTGACGTTTCCCCGCTATCTCGCCGCCCGCCGGCCCGGCACCGACAATGTCGTCTCCGAGATCGACGGCGGAGTGGTGCGCATCGACCGCGACGTACTCGGCGCATCAGACATCGGGATCGACCTTCGCGTCGAAGACGGCCGACTCGGTCTGCGCCGACTCGAAGATGACAGCCGCGATCTCATTGTGGGCGACGCCTTCGGCGGTGTGAGTGTGCCCTGGCACCTCACCACCGTCGAGGCCATGGCAGACGTGCGCAGGGTCCTCAAACCCGACGGCATCTACGTCGCGAACCTCATCGACCACGGAGCCCAGGCGTTCGCGCGCGCAGCGGTCGCGACCTTAAGGCAGACCTTCGATCATGTCATCCTCACCGGCCAGTCCAACCCGCCAGACGGCGGCAATCTGGTCGTCGTGGCCTCGGACGGTCCACTCGATCAACGCGGCATCCACACGGCGCTCGACATCCAGGAAACGCCATGGACCGTCATCGCCGACACCGACTTGTCCACATGGATCGGGGAGGCACACGTGCTCACCGATGACTACGCACCGGTCGACCAACTTCTCCAGCCCTATTCCATCCCACGCGCTCGGTGA
- a CDS encoding MMPL family transporter — MTDGSADAPSQAKRPGRRANGSTDPADTREYSERLATLARFTLRHKALVIGVWLGAAVVLALLFPQLETVVRQQSVDLIPRDAPSLQTVDRMSAAFGEEGSKTMVFVAMEDPTGLTPTARQRYGELVRRLQAEGDHVLLVQDLLADPITEAQAVSADRKAWYLPVGVTGTLGDPTAAESLNAVRDIAAEVFTGSTTTVQVTGPPATFSDMIASAEHDLLLISIATAGVIALILLIVYRSVFTALLPLLVIGLSLAVGRGVLSALGEMGMPVSQFTVAFMTAILLGAGTDYTVFLISRYHEQRRAQVPADQAIIHATASIGRVILASAATVALAFLAMVFARLSVFAALGPACAIAVLFGFLATVTLLPPVLSLAAKRGIGEPKSDRTRRYWNSVAVAVVRRPVPLLIVSLAILLALSAAAATIKISYDDRKGQPDTTASNQGYQLLDRHFRKDVVISEFLVVENPTDMRTGRGLADLDEMASRVSQIPGVTRVSGVTRPTGERLDQAELAWQNGQIGEKMAGAVAEGNSRKDDLAKLTGGADQLADGLAQLDGTVRTALAPLAGILTQAQSAGTQVNQFRPLLQQLSATAPAVDQAIQSGPGLRPLANQAQNAITQLDPLVGALNTSPWCAATPQCAQIRDQVKILVSLRDSGFFDQIADLGDRYDPATNATVGGTLSNVQNAVASLDKAFGALGDPADLATNLRRLQEGIGQLASGAQALATGVRTLADSNIEMLSGMSQIATQLQNSSRAAADSDSSSGFYLPANAFENRQFTDVAKQFLSPDGKTARFMIESSHDPYSVEAMELASRITDTANTARPNTSLADATVSVAGFPAVNSDIQRFLWADFAQLAVATIIIVGVILVLLLRALLAPLYLLGTVVLNYLASLGIGVVVFQWGLGYEIAWPVPLLAFIILVAVGADYNMLLVSRLREESGTNIRVGVLRTVANTGAVITSAGLIFAASMFGLMVGSVAIMIQAGLIIGFGLLLDTFLVRTLTVPAIATLLREASWWPSKATRTPVADTATQK; from the coding sequence GTGACCGACGGCAGTGCAGATGCCCCAAGCCAGGCCAAGCGGCCTGGTCGGCGCGCCAACGGATCCACCGACCCGGCCGACACTCGCGAGTACAGCGAACGGTTGGCGACCCTGGCCCGGTTCACCCTCCGACACAAAGCGCTCGTCATCGGGGTATGGCTAGGCGCCGCGGTGGTTCTCGCGCTGCTGTTCCCACAGCTGGAAACCGTGGTGCGCCAACAGTCGGTGGACCTCATTCCTCGCGACGCCCCGTCCTTGCAGACGGTTGACCGCATGAGCGCCGCGTTCGGCGAAGAAGGCTCGAAAACCATGGTGTTCGTCGCCATGGAAGACCCCACTGGCTTGACTCCAACTGCACGGCAGCGCTACGGCGAACTCGTGCGCCGGTTGCAGGCCGAGGGCGACCACGTCCTGCTGGTGCAGGACCTGCTGGCCGATCCGATTACCGAAGCTCAGGCAGTCAGCGCCGACCGCAAAGCCTGGTATCTGCCCGTCGGTGTCACCGGCACCCTCGGAGACCCCACGGCAGCCGAATCCTTGAACGCGGTGCGCGACATCGCCGCGGAGGTGTTCACCGGATCGACCACGACCGTCCAAGTGACGGGACCACCGGCGACCTTCAGCGACATGATCGCCTCCGCCGAGCACGACCTGCTGTTGATCTCGATCGCTACCGCCGGCGTGATCGCCCTGATCTTGCTGATCGTCTACCGGTCAGTGTTCACCGCGCTGTTGCCACTGCTGGTAATCGGGTTGAGCCTGGCGGTTGGGCGCGGCGTGCTATCCGCCCTCGGCGAGATGGGCATGCCGGTCTCCCAGTTCACCGTCGCATTCATGACGGCGATCCTGCTCGGCGCCGGAACTGATTACACAGTTTTTCTGATCAGCCGGTACCACGAGCAGCGCCGCGCCCAAGTACCCGCCGATCAGGCGATCATCCACGCCACCGCCAGCATCGGGCGCGTCATCCTGGCGTCCGCCGCCACCGTGGCACTCGCGTTCTTGGCCATGGTCTTCGCGCGGCTCAGCGTCTTCGCCGCCCTGGGCCCCGCGTGTGCCATCGCCGTGCTGTTCGGATTTCTGGCGACCGTCACCCTGCTGCCACCCGTGCTGTCGCTAGCCGCCAAACGCGGCATCGGTGAACCCAAATCCGATCGCACCCGCCGCTACTGGAACAGCGTCGCCGTCGCCGTGGTCCGCCGTCCGGTGCCACTGCTGATCGTCAGCCTGGCCATCCTGCTCGCCCTGTCGGCAGCCGCTGCGACCATCAAAATCAGCTACGACGACCGCAAGGGACAACCAGACACCACGGCCAGCAACCAGGGCTACCAACTTCTGGACCGCCACTTCCGCAAGGACGTCGTCATCAGCGAGTTCCTCGTCGTAGAGAACCCGACCGACATGCGGACCGGGAGGGGGCTGGCCGATCTCGACGAGATGGCCTCTCGCGTCTCCCAGATCCCCGGCGTCACCAGGGTGTCCGGAGTCACCCGCCCCACCGGGGAGCGCCTCGACCAAGCAGAACTGGCCTGGCAGAACGGCCAGATCGGCGAGAAAATGGCCGGCGCGGTCGCCGAGGGCAACTCACGCAAGGACGACCTCGCCAAACTCACCGGCGGCGCCGACCAGCTCGCCGACGGCCTCGCCCAACTCGATGGCACGGTGCGCACCGCCCTCGCGCCACTGGCCGGAATCCTCACCCAAGCTCAATCCGCGGGAACTCAGGTCAACCAGTTCCGCCCACTGCTGCAACAACTTTCCGCCACCGCCCCCGCCGTCGACCAAGCCATCCAATCCGGCCCAGGACTGCGACCGCTGGCCAACCAGGCGCAGAACGCGATCACCCAGCTCGATCCACTCGTGGGCGCGCTCAACACCTCACCGTGGTGTGCCGCCACCCCGCAGTGCGCCCAAATTCGTGACCAGGTGAAGATTTTGGTCAGCCTGCGCGACAGCGGATTCTTCGACCAGATCGCCGACCTCGGGGACCGCTACGATCCCGCGACCAATGCCACCGTTGGTGGCACCCTCTCCAACGTCCAGAACGCAGTCGCCTCGCTGGACAAGGCATTCGGAGCCCTCGGTGACCCCGCCGACCTAGCCACCAATCTCCGCCGATTGCAGGAGGGAATCGGACAGCTCGCCTCCGGCGCTCAAGCACTCGCGACCGGTGTCCGCACCCTCGCCGACAGCAACATCGAAATGCTGTCCGGTATGAGCCAGATCGCCACCCAACTACAGAATTCCTCACGCGCAGCGGCGGACTCCGACTCCTCGAGCGGTTTCTACTTGCCCGCTAATGCATTCGAGAACCGGCAATTCACCGATGTTGCCAAGCAATTCCTCTCACCGGACGGCAAGACCGCGCGGTTCATGATCGAAAGCAGCCACGACCCTTACAGCGTCGAAGCCATGGAGCTCGCCAGCCGCATCACCGACACCGCCAACACCGCACGACCCAACACGTCGCTCGCCGACGCCACCGTATCCGTCGCCGGCTTCCCCGCCGTCAACTCCGATATCCAACGATTCCTATGGGCCGACTTCGCACAACTGGCCGTCGCCACCATAATCATCGTCGGCGTCATCCTGGTCCTACTGCTGCGCGCACTCCTGGCACCGCTCTACCTCTTAGGCACCGTCGTGCTCAACTACCTCGCCTCGCTCGGCATCGGCGTTGTGGTATTCCAATGGGGACTGGGCTACGAAATCGCTTGGCCCGTACCATTACTGGCATTCATCATCCTCGTCGCCGTCGGCGCCGACTACAACATGCTGCTCGTCTCACGGCTCCGCGAAGAATCCGGGACCAACATCCGCGTCGGCGTCCTGCGCACCGTGGCAAACACCGGAGCCGTCATCACCTCAGCTGGTCTGATATTCGCCGCCAGCATGTTCGGCCTCATGGTCGGCTCAGTCGCAATCATGATCCAAGCCGGCCTCATCATCGGCTTCGGATTGCTGCTCGATACCTTCCTCGTGCGCACCCTCACCGTGCCCGCCATCGCCACACTTCTACGCGAAGCCAGCTGGTGGCCTTCCAAAGCAACGCGGACCCCAGTAGCTGACACCGCCACGCAGAAATAA
- a CDS encoding TetR/AcrR family transcriptional regulator encodes MSAEERHRNRRTRLIEAAMELIGTHGVAAATVTAVCAESGVTSRYFYQHFPDRDALLRAVYQQLYATFQEVIVDAIPDAGAPPEVLAYAPIRGLVSMINNDPRLGRILFVESATEPLLRELRSDMMTGFTDLVLREARLHLDIADSAVGVAHLASTLGVGGLFEVLRRWLDGELEFTTDELVQHCAGFLGSLGSYVLLQNAVESATTKAKPQS; translated from the coding sequence ATGTCCGCCGAGGAGCGTCACCGGAACAGGCGCACGCGTCTCATCGAGGCCGCGATGGAGTTGATCGGCACGCACGGCGTTGCCGCCGCCACGGTGACTGCCGTATGCGCTGAGTCCGGCGTGACGTCACGCTACTTCTATCAGCATTTCCCTGACAGAGACGCCCTCTTGCGAGCTGTCTACCAGCAGCTCTACGCAACCTTCCAGGAGGTGATAGTTGACGCGATCCCCGATGCCGGCGCCCCACCCGAGGTGCTCGCGTACGCGCCGATCCGCGGGCTGGTCAGCATGATCAACAATGATCCTCGACTGGGTCGGATCTTGTTCGTGGAATCTGCAACGGAGCCGCTGCTTCGGGAGTTACGCAGCGACATGATGACCGGTTTCACCGACCTCGTATTGCGTGAGGCCAGACTTCACCTTGACATCGCCGACTCCGCAGTGGGCGTTGCCCATTTGGCCTCGACATTGGGTGTGGGTGGGTTATTCGAAGTCTTGCGCCGCTGGCTCGACGGAGAACTCGAGTTCACCACCGATGAACTCGTTCAGCACTGCGCAGGTTTCCTGGGCAGCCTCGGCAGCTATGTGCTGCTGCAGAACGCAGTCGAGTCGGCCACGACCAAAGCCAAACCTCAGAGTTAG
- a CDS encoding acetyl-CoA acetyltransferase, with product MAIPPRTPVVVGVGELTHRGEGTVDPIDLAAEAARRALHDASAAIGHRIDTVATPGILMIPRDNPASRIAEATGLTPDHRISCPVGGNTPQYLVEVLGRRIWRGVSDGALIVGAESGASARKVASGSALLEPKPIAAQDESLGDTRPGLSEAEVGAGLHWPHEVYPIFESAIAARSGRTFDEQRRWLGDLMAPFTVEASRHLEQAWFPRARSADELSTVSPANRMVCEPYPKLLNSIIAVDMAAAFVIMAAEVAEELGVPSDRWVFPWSSATCNDVYFPVQRPDLGRSAGIRAAGKAVLAASGLHIDDIRWFDFYSCFPSAVEAAIDALDLDPADDRGFTVTGGLPYHGGPGNNYVSHSIVEMVRRCRSDPDAVGLVSGLGWYITKHSLGLWSATPPPTGWQTPDMADAQSAIDGTSLPVASPADASGEATIDGYTVVHDRDQGPSWVPIFARMTDGRRVAARSDDAEVAVAMSRDMCVGHQVAVRQADGHVEFELS from the coding sequence TTGGCCATCCCACCACGCACTCCGGTTGTCGTCGGCGTCGGTGAACTGACACATCGCGGTGAAGGCACCGTCGATCCCATCGATTTGGCCGCCGAGGCCGCGCGTCGAGCGCTGCATGATGCTTCGGCCGCGATCGGGCATCGCATCGATACCGTGGCGACGCCCGGAATCTTGATGATCCCACGCGACAACCCCGCGTCGAGGATTGCCGAAGCGACTGGGCTGACGCCGGATCATCGCATCAGTTGTCCGGTCGGCGGCAACACCCCCCAGTATCTGGTCGAGGTCCTCGGCCGCCGCATTTGGCGCGGCGTCAGCGACGGGGCTCTGATCGTCGGAGCGGAAAGCGGCGCGTCAGCACGCAAAGTCGCATCCGGTAGCGCACTTTTGGAGCCCAAACCCATCGCAGCACAGGACGAGTCACTCGGTGACACCCGCCCGGGACTGAGCGAAGCCGAGGTGGGCGCCGGGTTACATTGGCCGCACGAGGTGTACCCGATCTTCGAATCCGCGATCGCGGCCCGATCAGGCCGCACATTCGACGAACAGCGCCGCTGGCTGGGTGACTTGATGGCTCCGTTCACGGTTGAGGCGTCCCGACATCTCGAGCAGGCCTGGTTTCCGCGTGCCCGTAGCGCAGACGAGCTCAGCACGGTCTCCCCGGCTAACCGGATGGTGTGCGAGCCGTATCCGAAGCTGCTCAACAGCATCATCGCCGTGGATATGGCTGCCGCTTTCGTGATCATGGCCGCCGAAGTCGCCGAGGAACTCGGAGTGCCCAGTGATCGTTGGGTCTTCCCGTGGTCGTCGGCCACATGCAACGACGTGTATTTCCCGGTTCAGCGGCCTGATCTGGGTCGTTCCGCCGGAATAAGGGCCGCCGGCAAGGCGGTATTGGCGGCCAGTGGACTTCACATCGACGACATTAGATGGTTTGATTTCTACTCTTGCTTTCCTTCCGCGGTCGAGGCGGCGATCGACGCCTTGGATCTCGACCCGGCGGATGACCGCGGGTTCACGGTGACCGGCGGACTGCCCTACCACGGAGGGCCGGGTAACAACTATGTCAGCCATTCGATCGTCGAGATGGTGCGACGCTGCAGGAGCGACCCGGACGCCGTCGGGCTCGTGTCCGGACTGGGCTGGTACATCACAAAGCACTCGCTGGGTCTGTGGTCGGCGACTCCACCGCCAACGGGATGGCAGACTCCGGACATGGCCGATGCGCAGTCTGCGATCGACGGCACCTCCCTCCCGGTCGCTTCTCCCGCCGACGCATCCGGAGAGGCGACCATAGATGGATACACGGTCGTGCACGACCGTGACCAAGGCCCCTCCTGGGTGCCGATTTTCGCGCGCATGACCGACGGCCGCCGCGTCGCGGCGCGCAGTGACGATGCCGAGGTGGCGGTGGCAATGTCACGAGACATGTGCGTCGGACACCAAGTCGCCGTGCGGCAGGCGGACGGACACGTCGAATTCGAACTGTCGTGA
- a CDS encoding carboxymuconolactone decarboxylase family protein: MLALTDARERAAQCGIPDAMAELSVFRIALHQPPVAVALHGMLEALLWKGALDARLRELIIMRIGWVTDSVYEWTQHWRVARLLDVPERDLLGVRDWQNAGHFGEAERAVLAATDETLRDGTISDETWAECQRALHGDPAVLVELVAAIGNWRLFSALLRSLHVPLEDGLEGWPPDGVRPSVD; encoded by the coding sequence ATGCTTGCCCTGACAGATGCCCGCGAGCGCGCCGCTCAATGCGGGATTCCGGACGCCATGGCTGAACTGTCTGTTTTCAGGATCGCGCTTCATCAGCCCCCTGTAGCCGTCGCATTGCATGGAATGCTGGAGGCGTTGCTGTGGAAAGGCGCGCTGGATGCGCGGCTACGGGAGCTGATCATCATGCGAATCGGCTGGGTCACTGATTCGGTCTATGAGTGGACGCAACACTGGAGGGTTGCCCGCTTGCTCGATGTGCCCGAACGCGACCTGCTCGGGGTGCGCGACTGGCAGAACGCCGGCCACTTCGGCGAAGCCGAGCGGGCGGTACTGGCGGCGACAGACGAGACGTTGCGTGACGGCACCATCTCGGATGAAACCTGGGCTGAGTGTCAGCGCGCGTTGCACGGGGACCCGGCCGTCCTCGTCGAACTCGTCGCCGCGATCGGGAATTGGAGATTGTTCTCAGCGCTGCTGCGGTCCTTGCACGTGCCGCTAGAAGACGGCCTCGAAGGATGGCCCCCTGACGGAGTTCGACCCTCCGTTGACTGA